A stretch of the Rosa rugosa chromosome 5, drRosRugo1.1, whole genome shotgun sequence genome encodes the following:
- the LOC133712326 gene encoding protein phosphatase 2C 70: MAILESIVGVLLLMLLLILIIVFLACKPWRFFSCSRSRTIKAGELDRPLVSDGADLVRNQGNELPRGYDLEGACFQNEGHLRSQGLVYKQRLPNTAPNSTQSDSLVLDVISDASEDIVVGQTLKRPLLVQQLVEDQRSSRQNLEQDRLQQFVPKDPLDQRTCLNLEVIAGPSHGHRCSVLSTNPSRLPLTLGRVSPSDVLLKDSEVSGRHASINWNLNKMKWELVDMGSLNGTLLNSLPINNPDSGSRQWGDPMELASGDVITLGTTSKVFVHISSQTESQVPFGVGVASDPMALRRGGKKLPMEDVCYYQWPLDGIDQFGIFGICDGHGGAEAAKSASKLLPEMVANLLSDSLKRERVLLQCDASDVLRDAFYQTETSLNYHYEGCTATVLLVWTDSDGNFFAQCANLGDSACVINVNGKQMKMTEDHRISSYTERLRIQQTGEPLKEGETRLCGLNLARMLGDKFLKQQDSRFSSDPYISQVVHIDQASKAFAIMASDGFWDVISAKKAVQQVLQMREKYSTAEENLAEKTANMLLSEARTVRTKDNTSIIFLDFDSSRVSCKGGS, from the exons ATGGCGATTCTAGAGAGCATTGTCGGTGTTCTTCTCCTTATGCTGCTTTTGATCCTTATCATCGTCTTCCTCGCCTGTAAACCATGGCGCTTCTTCTCCTGTTCTCGTTCTCGCACTATCAAG GCTGGTGAACTTGACAGACCCCTTGTTTCGGATGGTGCGGATCTGGTCCGGAACCAAGGTAATGAACTTCCAAGAGGTTACGATCTAGAGGGAGCATGTTTTCAAAATGAAGGGCATTTGCGCTCACAAGGACTTGTTTATAAACAGAGGCTTCCAAACACAGCTCCCAATTCAACTCAAA GTGATAGCTTGGTCCTAGATGTGATCTCTGATGCTTCGGAAGACATTGTAGTTGGCCAGACACTCAAGCGTCCATTGTTAGTCCAGCAGTTAGTGGAAGATCAAAGGAGTAGTAGGCAGAATTTAGAACAAGATAGATTGCAACAGTTTGTGCCCAAGGATCCCTTAGATCAAA GAACATGCCTCAACCTGGAGGTCATAGCTGGTCCTTCCCATGGACATCGGTGTTCTGTACTGTCAACAAACCCCTCTAGGCTTCCTCTGACTCTTGGAAGGGTTTCTCCAAGTGATGTATTATTAAAGGATTCAGAGGTCTCAGGAAGGCATGCATCGATAAACTGGAATTTAAAT AAAATGAAATGGGAGTTGGTGGACATGGGTAGCCTTAATGGAACACTTCTAAATTCTCTGCCAATTAATAATCCTGATTCAGGAAGTAGACAGTGGGGTGACCCAATGGAGCTTGCTAGTGGAGACGTGATAACTCTTGGAACCACCTCAAAAGTATTT GTTCATATTTCATCTCAAACTGAGAGTCAGGTTCCCTTTGGAGTTGGTGTGGCTTCAGATCCCATGGCTCTGCGTCGTGGAGGAAAGAAGCTTCCTATGGAAGATGTGTGCTACTATCAATGGCCTCTTGATGGGATTGATCAG TTTGGCATATTTGGTATCTGTGACGGACATGGCGGAGCAGAGGCTGCCAAATCTGCTAGCAA GCTGCTGCCAGAGATGGTTGCTAATCTCTTATCAGATTCACTAAAAAGGGAGAGGGTTTTATTGCAATGTGATGCTTCAGATGTTCTGAGGGATGCTTTTTATCAGACAGAAACAAGCTTGAATTACCATTACGAG GGTTGTACTGCGACTGTGCTTCTTGTTTGGACTGATAGTGATGGCAATTTCTTTGCACAGTGTGCAAATCTTGGGGATTCAGCTTGTGTTATAAA TGTCAATGGGAAACAAATGAAGATGACGGAGGACCATAGAATTAGTAGTTATACTGAAAGACTCAGGATCCAGCAAACTGGAGAGCCATTGAAAGAGGGGGAAACACGTCTATGTG GTTTGAATCTTGCTCGAATGCTTGGAGACAAGTTTCTTAAACAGCAGGATTCCCGCTTTAGCTCAGATCCTTATATCAGCCAAGTGGTACATATTGATCAAGCGAGCAAAGCATTTGCGATTATGGCCAG TGATGGCTTTTGGGATGTCATTAGTGCAAAAAAGGCGGTTCAGCAAGTTCTGCAG ATGAGAGAGAAATACTCAACGGCTGAGGAGAATTTGGCAGAGAAGACTGCAAATATGTTATTGAGTGAGGCTAGAACAGTGCGAACAAAGGATAATACCTCTATTATTTTCTTAGATTTTGACAGTTCTAGAGTCTCTTGTAAAGGTGGATCGTGA